The following is a genomic window from Hippoglossus stenolepis isolate QCI-W04-F060 chromosome 14, HSTE1.2, whole genome shotgun sequence.
gcagtagcaccGTGTTATTTCAGTGATGTTCAGCTCGGGTCTCTCAGCAGATCTCAGCTCCGGCTCCTCAGGACGCACAGTGCGCGGAGCTCCCCATCCTGCTTCCCTCATCCCGGGCACAGGCAGGGGGGGCTGCCGCAACTCCTACGCGGACCACCGTTTCGAAATCACACATGCTCTTCTCcaagtttccttttttcttttttggatgAGTGAGCTACTTTAGATCGGACATGGCTTCATCCCTGAGCGGCACAGAGGAGGTGCGGGTGTCGGTGCTGACGCCCCTGAAGTTGGTGGGACTGGTGTGCGTGTTCCTCGCGCTGTGCCTGGACGCCGGGGCCATGCTGAGCCCGGCGTGGGTGACGGCGGACGACCAGTACCATCTGTCCCTGTGGGCGTCCTGCTGGAAGCCCGTCAGCTCCGTGGAGTGGTCCTGCAAAAGCACGCTGGCCACGGGTGAGAGACACGCTCCATGGTGACGGGAGGCTGCTGCTGATCCGCCTCCGTGTTATTGTGAAGTTTTGAAACAGGCCGCAGCATCCTCAAAAAACACCCTTTTTGTTTCAAATGCTGCGGCCGGGATGGGGTAGAGTTTGGGGGGGTGCACGCAGCAGACACCCACATCTTGAAATGAAAGAGACGCACGGAGCAGAGGGATAACAAAGGGAGTCCCTGCAGGCAGAAGCAATCTGTTCTGTGCGTGAGAATTATAAAACATCACCCCAGAGAATGGTAAATGTTAATTACTTTATAATCAGCTATTGCCTGGTTAATTTAAACTGCAGAACCTTTTTCTACACCAAGTAAGATGGTGAACAATGGCGTGCGTAAAACTGTGCGAAATAACCGAGGAAAAAACTTTTGAGTCTAGAAAAGTGTCAATAATAACACAGGTCCAACACTGATTTTCTATGCAGGGAGAGTTAAGTTTTTTTGCCCAGGACGACACTTAATGATGTGGGAATCTCGCCTCGCCAGGAGCGGTCCAGCTGGGGTTTCATTTGGCCTTTTGTTGCGCACAAAATGAGCCTTTGTGTGGGTTTCTCCACCGGCCAAGGAGCGAGGGCAACTCCGAGCAGAGAGCTCCCCAGAGGTCCAGATGCCTGGAGATTAGTAACCAGGGAAACAAGTGAAGCACTCCAGCaatgctgcttctctctgctaGAGGGGGAAACTTCTGTATATGGAATCCCCTCATTTTAATTTGGAAGCATTTCATATTTCCACCCACAGCTGCACAAACAGGGGTGAACAAGGGTTGTTGGACTTTAACTGGTGTCTGTGAACATTAACAAGAAAATCAATTGTGATGTCAGGAAATGCCATCTCTTCAGCCATGGCGACCAGCCTATAAAAGCTAATGAGATTCAAAACAACAGTCATGTACTTTGTTTGGTGTataatgtacatttttcttGCAACAAATTCCGCTCTGGTACATTTCCGGGCCACAGTTTGTCATATTAATATATCAGGTTGAAATTGATTGTGAATTAGAAAACAAAAGCTGCCTTGAACATGTCAAATTGACTGGTCTTTAAAGAGGTGCTGAAGAATCCCTGTTGACCACCGCTGCTGTTCTAAGGTCGCAAGAAATGGCGAGTGCTCGTTGGTGATCAAGAACCTGAATCTCTACATATAACTTGCTAAAGCGTCATTTTGGCCTAAAAGTTGACCAAACTCTCAGGTCTGAGGCAGCTAAATATCATATCCACATTCTCTGCCTCCGGGCCTCTCCTTGCATGTGTGCGGCGTGAGTggtgaattgtgtttttgttagtctgacaaaaatgttttccttctgtctGAGGGATGAGTAACTGTGGGTCACGCTGGCCCCGGCCCTCCTCTGTCAGCACAGACAAAGTGCACTTTGGTGCCATATAAAGACATGCAGTCTCCGGGTCAGCTcccagcggcggcagcagcagcagcagcataccACAGTTAATGCACACAGCAAACTGCCCATTTCCTCAGGCTTGAACTTGGCTCCGCTTATTGATTTGAATCCCGGTAATCAGTTTCTAGCCCCCGTCTGCCCcccaatatttcctcagtgtcatgcTCTTGGCATTAAATAAATCCTGTTAGTTTGAAACATCAGCTGGCCGCTTAGATGTTTTGAGCTTGTACTGCAaggcctgcatgtgtgtgtgtgtgtgtgtgtgtgtgtgtgtgtccaggagAACACAGTGCGTTGCAGTGTGAGTTAGAAAGGAGACATGAAATATGGTCTTGTTACAGGCTCACgaagttttaaaaatatacagaaacatatggcagctctccctctctttctcagtcacacacactcaggcatgGGGTCAGAGGTAAATCATAAAAAAGACACATGGCTAGGAATGTGTTACGGTCATGCaaaatctttgtgtgtgtgtgtgtggatgccaGCTCCGTGTGAGATGAGGGGATAAATGTGGAGCCAGCGTGTGAGTGAGTCCAGCTCAATCAGACGCGGTGATGCCAAAGCATATTAATCATGTACTATGTTACAGAGCCTGTACTTTGTGAATGTCTTCTCTTTGAACAGTGTGTTCTTCACAGAGCTGGTAGGGATTCAATGTCTTGACTCATGGAGTCATGAAGCAGGGACCTCTGGTTAAAGATCTTCCTGCTACCTTCACttcagcgagagagagagagggagacagagagagacactcaaGGCTCCTCTGTGACACAAATCTTCCGCCATTGTCTCAGACAAAGAAACCGAAATGGGGCCCTGAAgcattcttgttttttttcgaGAAACACTTCTGCAGCCCCGGACATGCACACAAGGGTCCATAATTAATTCTCAGATTAGATCTTGTGTACTGTATCTACTTTTCCATCTGTCATCATGCAGGGCCCTGATTAATAGTTTGGCACTTCCTGCTCGTCAAAGCCTTTAAGCGCTATAACTCTGGCTGTGTTTCTTGCACGGCGCGCACAGGGCATGTTCCAAATCGGAGATGAGAGGACTCTCTGCATCCTGCTGTTTCGCGGCTGCACTGATAAGAATTTTTGGTTGCAGACCGGCTTGGCTGAAGGCACCAAACTGACCTAGAGATGATACTGTATCTCTCCAGCAATTTGCATTGACAGCTGCGGGTCAAGTCACCGtggcctttttctttctcttttttttactgcGAGGCCGCCAGCGAGGCAGTGGCAGGGAAATTCGAGGGGTCGGTCTTTGAGGGGGCCTGGTGTTATGCAAGCTGGAGGCCGGAGGGGAACGGGTGCTCTGCTTTTTGTGGGCTCTCTCCAACATCCTGTGGTGACAGGGCCCATTTTTAAACTCTAAATCCTGAGCCATATTTGGTCAAAAGCAGTtgatgtttgtttatatttgagCCGCTTGGCCCCCTAGAAAAAAGCCCTCCAACACGAGTGGGAACTGCACTTTAAGCTGCTTACGTTTTGTCACTTTCTCCTCACTGGTGgatgatttaatgattttctGCCTCAACAGAGAGGAAATATTCTTGGCAGAGCTTAAACTTCCTTTATTTCCTGGGCTTCATGATAAACAATAACATTCATACTTATAAAGGAACCATGATGACAATGTTGTCAGTCTATCTACTGTAACACTGAATCTCTTATTTAGAGCCAACTCCCCTTTATACTTTGATGTTATTAATTTTCTTCCACCCAGTGTACTTTAAATGACTTCCTCCTGTGTAATCGAATGCTTCATCATAATATCCCTGCCTGTTTACATGTGCACCTCCTGTTTCCGTGAGCACACAGCAAAGTTACGAAACAGGCTCGCAACAATCCCCAGTTTCTGTCCCGTGATAATTAAGTCTCCATAATTTAGATATTTTGAGTCTGTCTGAGtcttttctttgctctcctataatatttttagatttttttttgacGAACATGTTCTTCCccttctgcttttctgtctgtttccactCCAACaaggaaaggaaacaagattaagacgtgttttcttttttccagttgAGTGTTTTTCTAGTAAATCTGAATGGGACGCTGAGATCGCAGCTGAGCTTTGCACTTTCGCCAACAGGGAGGGATGCTCATTATCTGAGTCACCCCACAAGAatcactttgtctttctgctgcattgGGGATCCATTACTGAGCCTGCTGAAATCTGAGCGTAACCGAGCGTACGTGCATTCGTTTGTTTGCTTCTTGTCAGCCAGAAAACTGCTGTGCTCGCTTTGAGGGTCATTGACCGCGTGGTTCACATTCCTGTGCTGCCACTGACCGCGGCTCCCCGGTGGCTCACATCAGAACGTTATGAGCAATCGTTGAGTTTCTGAGAATATGCACGGGGGAGTTGTCTCATCCCTCGAACCACAAAtagtttgtgtttacactgtggCTATTAATTTCTCTCTTGTGACAGTTTGAGCATGGCAGCGGCCTGTGACCTACTCTgcagcctccctctccccctcctcattTATCTGTGCAccttcctctctgctgtcaaCAGCACGGACACAGCTCTCCAGTGTAACCTCGTTTTAGCTACCTATGTCACGCTCTATCTCAGTGTGATTTCATGCTTCCTCActccaccaccccccctccttctctctgtccctgtgtgtgtttgcctcagACTGGCAGATTGCCACGCTGGCCCTGCTGTTGGGGGGGGCGGCACTcaccctgctctccctcctcgtGGCGTTGGTGTCCCTGTGCTTCGGCTGCAGGAGTCGCTGCTACAAGCCTGTGGCTGTCATGCTGTTCTCTGCAGGTACGTAAAAAGAGATTCGGTCCCTTTGGAAGCGAAATAACAAAGCAAAAGGGAAGAGCTGAGGGATAATCCAACATTACAAAACAATGACTGTCCAGCTTCCAAAAGAAATGTAGGTTGCATAGTAGGCTGACTGTCAGGGTAAGACTCCAAGGCAAATAAATCCTGCTTTGTTTCAAATGTGAATGTAAGATTTCAGTGGCTTTAGTGCACCTCAGATCCCTCTCCTTCCAGCTTTTGTAAGTTGTTCAGTGGTTGCTTTAAACACGCATCATGTTATATGTTATTTTTGACATAAACACCTTCTCTCTTCCCACTTTTATTCCTTTGCAGTGGTGCTTCAGGTGTGCAGCTTGGTCCTGTTCCCCATCAAGTTCATAGAGACGATCAGTCTGAGGATGTATCATGAGTTCAACTGGGGCTACGGCCTGGCCTGGGGGTCCACCATCTTCTCCTTTGGAGGCGCCATCCTCTACTGCCTCAACCCGAAAAACTACGAAGACTACTACTAAGAATATGCCAGTGAAGAGGAGAAACCAGGACTCAAGTCATCTCAGTGATAGGAACTTTCTGTCTGTTACAACGTTTCACAACCACAGACTACAAGTAGAATTACCGCCGTTTGTCTATCCAGTCTTATAGATGGAATTAAGTGTTTGTTGTcataattagcatatgaattcTTGAGGTATggccaaaaatgttttttgtgagGTCACgatgacattgacctttgaccaccaaattcgaatcagttcatccctGAGTTCATGTGAACGTTTGATccacatttgaagaaactccctcaaaaggatggacaacctgaaaacctAATGCCTTTGGCCACAGCTATCGCCGTTGTAAAGgcttaaaaatgttaaacacaaatGCTTATTGTTACTTTGAATGCTGGAATTGAGCCTCTTGACTTGTTGTCCCAAAGACTTTCCACACTTATTGGACTGAAGCCCTGGGCTCTCTCGGGGGGGTTTGGTAGCAAAGCAGGCTGTGAGCAAAGAAATCCAAAACCAGccagtttaatttttttaagaCAATGTCACCATTCAGTGAAGAGTGCGTCCCCTTTAAGTGGAACTCCAGTAGGTCTCAGATTTGGGCAGAAAATCTGGAGGGAACAGATGGATTCACTGACCCCATACCAGGACGATTCGTGGACTAAATCAcccaatcagagcagaggatGCAAAGCAGAAACTCCAGCCAATCAGGGAATTAAAAGGAAACGTCTTATTGAAGTCACATCCTGAGGATGACAAAGTGAGGAAGACTGGGTCCACCTAAGGAAATGCAAAATGCCACATTTCCCCACAGATACACTTCATCTGGAACTCGGCTTTGTCGTCTTCCTCTAGAAAAATACTTTGATGAAAACATGTCATGACGCTCCAGTGGACTGGTTTTGATTTTCTGCTGCCCTCTTTGAGTTTGACAGAGAACtgataaataaacaggaactcCCTAAACACAGGGGAAACATTCCACAGGAACATTCAAACAATAGGATGAGAACATTTACTGGTTAATGAGCAGGTGTGTCTCTTACATGTAAACTGGGGTAAAACCTATGGCTACTAAATTAGGCCTGCAGCATAACCTGAGTTTTACCTTTGATAAAACTGTTGTATTATATGTAAGTATGTGCAGTAAGCATAATTAAGTAATATTCATTCCAAGCAGACCAGTGGGAAGGAAGATGGCAAATGACCATGTCTGCTGAGCGTGTGCACATGTCTGCATGATCATACCACATGTCATGGAGCACACACCAGCCCATGTGATGCCTCCTTATCTTCCCACTCGTAGGAAACGCTGTGGGAATGCTCTCAGTAGAGGAGGCCCCATTAAAAAGCAACAGTTGTCAAATGGGAGGGAGAAGCAACAGAAGGAAATAAGTGTAGTTACTGAAAAGGTCAGTATATGTGGTTTTTGCTTCTAAGTTAAAGGTCCCTGATACTTTACTTTAGGAAGGGTGCAATGTGCTGAGGGGATCACACGTttaaaaatcaagtttttaaacatgttaacatgtccCCCTTGTAGTTTTtatacataaacatattttgatTGAAATAAGCAGTACAGTAAACTTATGCAAGTCCTGAAAAAGAAGGATTCAGGGCCCGCTCCCAGCAAATATCACAGGTCAATGtgcaccaaagttgaactccacgaGAAAGCCCTGATGCGATTTGCTtgcagattggaagtgaacaggagTCGAAGGTTCACCACTGATGCATTCCTGTATGGGTGAAAGGACCCTCAGACAACcagtttgtgatgtcacaaacctagGAATCCTGTCCACCTATGAGAGGAGCACAGCAGCTGGAAAAGGCTCCTCAACTGCAAGTGAGCAGTGAGGGTGGAGACACATTCATAGATCCCAGACACAGCGTGAGGAAGGAAGGTGTAGAGTTATATTGATGTCATTTAATGTCCATTGGGGGATTTTTTCATTAccttttgaatatgtaattttgtttgttttagggTAATAAGCTACTGGAGTGGGACTTTAAATGGAAACTTGAAAGTTTCATACCTAAAAGGAGGACAGGGTGAACATGAGGGGTGACTGGACCTACAATGATCTGCTCTGGTAATGACTGTCCTCTCAAACCTTATTTAAAATGGTCAGAAGCTTCAGTTCCCCCTACCTACAttagagaaagagtgtgtgtatgtgcatgccaCAGCCATGTGCTGCTGTATTTGATTCCCACTGGTTTGATTACTAACATAATAAACATGTactgtgaaaaaaatgtgtatttggtTCCTTTTGGGGGCATCCGTGAATTATGACATCAGCTATACAGACATGCAAGCTGCACGGTCAAGTCACATAGAATCAGCTCCTTTATTAAGTACAGCAAGTTGAGGCATTTGCACAGGAAATCAACATCTTTTGAACACATAATACAGGGTGGCATAATATGCATTAAAGTACCAGGAATATACTTAAATGCACGTGTCTTTAGTGTTCTTTCAGTGAAATGAGCTCTAATACAGAGCTAGATACAGTGTACAGTCTACATTTCGCATTAGTCAGAACTTATATACCATTTGCTTTCATTAATCCACCGTCACAGAGGGAGTTACAGGTTCTGGATTTAAGACAGATTCCTCCATGTTGAGTTCAGGAATGGGCACAGTTGTGTAAACAGGGCAGTCACTCATTCTGCGTGGAATGTTCGCTAGGTAAGCCGTAGCTCCTTGTCTCTTTAAAAACCCCAATTGTTTTGACCTTTCAGGAGCCCCCTGTCCCAACCACTGCCAGAGTCGCAGCATGTCACTCCCTCTTTATACATTTGCCATGATTAGAGTCTCTAACCGTCCGGAAATAAGATTCATCATCCGCCAACAGAAACAAGGGTCAAAGTGCACAGGAGTAGTGGATGGGAGCAGGACAAGAAGTCTAGAAGGCTCCTCCTCAGCAGGTAAGAGGGACGTATATATTGATTGACGGGGGAAGACCTCTAGACAGATTCTGCAGATTCTGGAGGGGCTTATAGTATCCAAGGATTGGCAGGGGATGGGAAATACAGCACAGACCTAAGCTCAGGTGTAGCGGGGCATCTCGCACTGTTCACAGCGGTTGAGTGCAGGGTGGTTGAGGAAGGTGCAGCTTTCACAGTTCCACTGGGCGCCTTCAAAGTCCTCGTCCCTCTGAGGCCTTGGCGCTGGCTTGGAGCCCTGCTCCCCCTCTGACACGAACAGAAGGAACCGAAACATAAAAAAGACTATTTAGTTCTGTGATAAAAGCGTAAAATGCAGCAACAATTTAGGTGTCATCAGCTCAGGGCTGGAATTAACCATGGCTGTCACTCAACAAATGTGCAAGGCACGCATTCAAGCATCaactatttaaatataaatgttgataGACAAGGGCATTCACTTAACGGCAAGGTTTCTCACCGTGTTTCCATGCCAACAGATTTGTGGAGGCCAACACAGACCAAGGTCCGTTTAGCTTTTATTCTCCATTTTCTAAAAGAATTTCCCAAATACTCAATGTGCTGGAAGccaaatacaacaaatataaGAGTAACAAGGACCTGAATGGTCTTGCAATGAAACTCAAATCTGTATCTTAGCTACAGTATTACCATATGATTCTACCATGTAGAAAATCTATTTTCTCCCCCTTTACACACCTTTATGAAAATATCTCATGATCCCTATTCATGGCCCAAAAACCGCTTGAACAATTCTCACCTTTCTTTCCAGGTTTAGGCGGCACAACTGGACCAGGTTGGATGTTGTCATAAAAGTTGTTCATTGCTTTCGGGTCAAACTTCCCTGTGGAGGAAAAGCACAAATTTGATACTGACGATTATTTAGAAGTGCCCATCCCAGCCAGAAGTCCAACTGGCTTCCAGCTTCTCTCTTTGGGCCTCTTGACTGGCTGTGGTGTTCAGAGAGAGGATGGCAGCCTCAGCATTCATTGCAAAGCACAAAGGATGAAGAAACGCAGGGATGACGGTAACAAAAGTTGTTGAACATAATAAGACATCATCTAGCTACTAAATATATTGACCAATCAAATTCATAATATGTAATAACTTTCCAGAGGTGTACAATTCTGCCTCATTGTGATATAACCAACTTCTTGTGCTTTGGTTTCAAAAGAGCCTTAAAGTTCATGGCTCCATATTTCAAACGGACCATCCTGGGTTGTAGTTTATCATGTGTGGCACGTGAAGCAACATGCCCCGACCAACACAgctccttgtgtttttcttattcagTCGGTCTTAGCAGCCTCTTGGGAATCCCAGATATTAAATACACACTTAAATTTAAAGCATGATCCAGACTTCTACAGGATTTTGCCAGGAGACCTAGTTCACTTCGACATAAGATATTATTTTAAGTCAACATGAAATAAGGGAGTTCACTTGCTTATAGTTGACTACGCTAAAAGCATTCAAGCTAATTATGCAATTATATTGGCTGTTTCAACAAAGATTACAACACTTTTTCTGAGTTTGAACACTGAAACTGGTCACAGCCTTAAGTATCAAATATTTTGCAAACCACCAAAAATAATATAAGCAGACAAAGAATGTTTCTGTATAATAAATactaaaattaaatgaaaagaacagTGATAAATAGTTGCAAACACCCATAGAACAAATATGATCCGAGTATCAATTTTATTGTCTGCCTACAAACTTGCAGGGGTTAGCATTTTAACACTGGAAGAGACACGATGCTTAAAATGATTGGCTGACTTGAAAATCCTATTATTTTCTGCAAGttcaaatttatttattgaCAAAAGCTCAAAGACTGGAGCCCAGGTGATTCACCAGTCACAGATTTAAGCGTCAAAGAGAAACCGCAGCCTGAAAACAAGGCGTTTACATCACATTTTCTTGATCTGCGTTTGCCAAAAGGTTATTTGAGAGATAAATCCACAACTTCCTCATCAGTTCAGTTACTGCTGGTTCACCAGACTACAAGTGAAAGTGAAAGCTCAGTCATTCCTAACCACTGCTTCCATTTTATAGCTAAATGTAAGGGCTGCTTAAAAAAATTCTGTTACGCCATGCTTTTAGAACACAACTACAAATGTAAGTTGTTTGCTGCTTCTGTGTCTTGGAGACTTGCTAgctttatttgttgttgaaCAGTATCGATCAAATCAACGCAGTAATTTGGGTAATTAAAGATGGAAACAGGACAACTAACTATCTGGAACGTAACCATGTTATACCACAAAATCTGCCACTGTTTCATCCCTAATCCTCATTGGCCTGAAACATCTTGTATCGTTTCTGACCCTAATGTCAAACATCTGCAGAAACGCACCATCACAACCATGAAGCCTAACATGagagcatcatgctgtggggatgtttCTCTAAAGCACAACCCTCTCAGCCCTGTTCAGGTAGAGggtcaaataaacacaacaaaatacaaataagtcTTGGAGGAAACGCTgctgcagtctgcaaaagaacTGCGACTCGGGGGAGATTTACAGTCCAAACGTTCAGTGGCAAAGGACTAACTGAAAGTGGTCTCAGTCTTGAGTCTACTGCCAGTTACACTGTGTCAGCTTACAATATTATCACtgcaggtaaataaataaagcattaCAACTTATTTCCACACACTGTAGTTAGGGGCATTTCAAGGCTGTACTGTTAGAAACGGTGTAATCTACAAGGATCATATATCAGTCAGTCACTGTGAAGAGACCCAGTGAGGGCCAACCGTAGATCGGCCCCCATCCTGTCAAGGACCAACCAGTCATTTTTGAGAACTGAATCTGTATGCAGTGCGATGGAGTACCATCCATCACTTAGGACCcaactctgtctgtctctgggcTCCACTCTTTCAAGATCAAtgctttcaaataaaacagcGACACACTTCAAAGGTTTGTGCAGgaatgtgcatttgtgtgtgtgtgtgtgtgtgtgtgtgtgtgtgtgtgtatgtataccTCTAGACTGCAGTAGATCTGTCTCCTTCAGGGAACAGTCGATATCAATCTGAAGCATTCTGTTCAAACTCCGCAATCGGGTCATTTCTTCAGGCTGCAGTCAGAGCAAACACGCAACCCAGTTAgattgaataaaaacagatcaCCAAATATTCTCCAGTGTCCCTTTCTAACCTGTCTCCTTATTACAATGACTTATTACTGCATTGTCCCTGCACTTGGACAACTAAACTATGAAATTTTACTTTTgattctttcctcctttttgaAAAAGTCCAAAGGCTGATGTGCACCCAGAATTTCAGTTGCGATGTAGCTAATAGATCCAAATTAGCATCCATAGAAAAGTATTTTCGTGAGGCAACAACCAGTCTGTGGTGGTGCATCATGTTTTGTGAGCATatggaaatgtataaaaaaagatatGTCGTGACATAAAATTGACAAATGCGTAACGAGTGTTACTAACGAGTCCTTACTCTGGGTATAAGACTGCTGGAATTAACTCGTCGAAAGCGTCTTTGAAGCGCGTCATACTCCATGTTGTTGACATCAGCCTTGAGCTGCTCTAGTTTCTGCCTCTCCATCATCAGCTCCTTCATAAGACGCTCCATCCTGGCCTGCTGGTGAAgcaggagagctggaggagaacaaaCGAATCACAGGATTCTTGTTAAATACCAGCTACTTTCACTTCAGTACCCTGTTAATACACTGCATCAATTAATAGTATTTATACGGACATTGAGGTACAGAACATCTGATGACTGAAAACTCCTACAATCACGACAATATATTGCACCAGACAACAATCACatttaaacaggaaaaatgACAAAGCTGTCTTACATCCTTTATAAATCATATGGTTGAGGGAACAGCCTAAAATATAGTAAATCTAACAAATGATTCCTATGATATGACATTAACACTACACACTGCTAGGCACTTAATTTGCCAGTTTCAGACAAAAAGATGTAAATTTAGAATGTGAAGAATACCACACAAATACAGAGTAAtagaaaattaattaatttaccttGTGTGTAGGCATAGTCATCAGAG
Proteins encoded in this region:
- the tmem47 gene encoding transmembrane protein 47, with the translated sequence MASSLSGTEEVRVSVLTPLKLVGLVCVFLALCLDAGAMLSPAWVTADDQYHLSLWASCWKPVSSVEWSCKSTLATDWQIATLALLLGGAALTLLSLLVALVSLCFGCRSRCYKPVAVMLFSAVVLQVCSLVLFPIKFIETISLRMYHEFNWGYGLAWGSTIFSFGGAILYCLNPKNYEDYY